DNA from Osmerus mordax isolate fOsmMor3 chromosome 2, fOsmMor3.pri, whole genome shotgun sequence:
TAAAAAAGACAAGATTGGATGCCggaatattttttgttgttgttgttttttttacttatttaatgCCCCCCCTTCCAAAGTTTGTTTGTGATCACAAAAAACAAAGCATATTTGTTttatcctccctctcatccccagcGGTGGGGGAAGCAGAGGGCTGGGCACCATGAACGGACAGCTGGACCTCAGCGGGAAGCTGATCATCAAAGCCCAGCTGGGCGATGACATCAGACGCATCCCTATCCACAACGAGGACATCACGTACGACGAGCTGGTTCTGATGATGCAGCGCGTGTTCCGCGGCAAGCTTCAGAGCAGCGACGAGGTCACCATCAAGTACAAGGACGAGGGTAAGAGGGTTATGGGACCAGGCCCAGGGGAGTCCGGGTCAAATACAAGGACTGGGCTGAGAGGGCTACAAGGGCTTgtgttggaggagggggagtaacTGCGTCACCTGTTTGTTGACGTTTCTTCTGTTCTCTTCCCGCAGACGATGACCTCATCACTATTTTCGACAGCTCGGACCTCTCTTTCGCCATCCAGTGCAGTAGAATACTCAAACTCACCTTGTTTGGTAAGAGCACTCCCGTCACCGGCAGAAACTCTTGATGAACTCTTCTATAAGGCACCGgttcttcttccccctcctcctcttccccctcctcctcttccccctcctcctcttcccccttccaGCCGGATCAGTGCAACGCTAGAGGGCGGTCTGGCTCCATGATCTGCCTTGTGCAGACTGCAGGGGCTCTCATGCTGCTTAGATATCAGTTTAACaccttttctccttccctctctcaatctcacccccctccctcaatatctctccctcccactaccccccctctctccctcctttgtcCCTCCTTTGTCCCTcctttgtccctccctccttccttccttccttccctctctctctctctctctctctccctctctctctctctctctctctctctctctctctctctctctctctctctctctctctctccccctcccaccctctctctctctctctctctctctctccccctcccaccctctctctctctctctctctctccccctccctccctccctccctccctccctccctccagcagtgTGCAGCTTTGTGTGTAGCATCTGGCCACTGGAGGGTGAGCTAAGCCTGTGTTTCCCTAACTGGGTACTTCATGTCCTCAGTTAATCCTTCCATCGCCAGTTAGCCAAGGTCGGCAACACCGTGAAACACGGTCACaaccatcattatcatcatcaaatATTTAGCTGTCCTGTCTGGCATGACGTTACTCAGCCTGTTCATAAACCAGGCGATAGCGCTGTATCTGTTCTCACCTCTGAGGCCAACAACGCCAGCCTGTCACGCCGGCCTGTCACGCCGGCCTGTCAGCGTATCAAATAAGAGCCACACTCTTATTTGACAGAATTCATGggcacactcgcacacaaatactcctacacacacatacacacactttcatctTGCCAAGTGGCAAGGTCCCTTCGGCTGGTTTGGTTGTCTTATATCAACATGACAGCCGtgtcatggagagagaggattctGTTGCGAGGCCCTATGCACGTGACCATGCAGTCATTTTTTATTCCTACTCTAACTCTGTTATTAGAGGTGGATTCAATGTTAAGGGTTAGGCCTGCCTCCCaactctccgtgtgtgtgtgtgtgtgtggctctgttcCCAGAGCCTTGTCTGAATCAGGTGCACCACATAAACACAGTATGCACATAATAAATAACAAAGAATGGgactgtaatatatatatatatgtatgtgagtttggtgtgtgtgtgagagagacatgtGGGTTTCTGTGCTTCAACCGCAACATTCCTGATTGCTGAGACGTTGACAGACTAGGGAAGATAAAACAGTGGAAAACACCTGCAGGGATACTGACCCACTGGactctaaatgtgtgtgtgtccatccagaGAGATTCCTGACTCAGTGTCTGGTTTGTTGGGTTCCCATGTTTTCTGTGGCTGTACACCACGGTCCATTACTGGCACCCCAGCACGTCTGATCTTCTCATTCCATTAAACTGATCTGGTTCGGTCCAGTTTGATCCGGTCTGGACCGctcaccttctcccctccatgACCTTTAACCGGATCAATCCGGAACACCACACGTCCTTGCACCGTGACCAACCCAGCCCCAATGCCCTTAACCACAACCATGCTGTTTACAACCACTAACCAACCTCCCAGGCTAGCCAACCTCATGGTGGTTGGACACAGCCAGACGTCCGTCATGGCTGTGTCCATGTCCAGAAGAGTGGGGAGCTGCAGCTAGcaggaggcagagatggagctGCAGCTAGCAGGGAGCAGAGATGGAGCTGCAGCTAGCAGGGAGCAGAGATGGAGCTGCAGCTAGCAGGGAGCAGAGATGGAGCTGCAGCTAGCAGGGAGCAGAGATGGAGCTGCAGCTAGCAGGGAGCAGAGATGGAGCTGCAGCTAGCAGGGAGCAGAGATGGAGCTGCAGCTAGCAGGGGGCAGAGATGGAGCTGCAGCTAGCAGGTGGCAGAGATGGAGCTGCAGCTAGCAGGGGGCAGAGATGGAGCTGCAGCTAGCAGGGGGCAGAGATGGAGCTGCAGCTAGCAGGGGGCAGAGATGGAGCTGCAGCTAGCAGGGGGCAGAGATGGAGCTGCAGCTAGCAGGGGGCAAAGATGGAGCCACGGTTTCCACTGTCCTCAACTCTTCAGGCTGTTGTCGTATGTTCACTAAATGCTGGAGTATGTCTGAATCCAACTAACGTCggtgtccctctttctctcttgttctttccttctctcctttcctgtttcttccccctcacctccgtGTCTGCAGTTAACGGCCAGCCTCGTCCCCTGGAGTCCAGCCAGGTCAAGTACCTGAGGAGGGAGCTGATTGAGCTGAGGAACAAAGTCAACAGTCTGCTGGACAGCCTGGAGCCCTCGTCAGACCACAGCCTGGTGGCCAGCGCCCCCCCaagcggtacacacacacacacacacagagcaggataGTCCCTGACGCTGCCACACTAGACCTGTCTGCGTGCTACAGcgactcctctctcctgcagatggagcggaggggcgggagGGGAAGGCCCTGGCAACCGACCCGGCCGTGAAGCAGGCCACGCCCGTCAGCGCTGCCAGCATGTCTGCCTTCGACCCCCTGAAGAACCAGGACGAGGTCAGCAAGAGCGTCATCTCCTCCTTCGGCCTGAGCGAGGACCAGCTCCCAGGTACgtccctcgccctcctctccttccacctgCCTGGCCTGTCCGTCCATCCCTTCAGCCCTCCGTCCTTCCACCTGCCTGGCCTGTCCGTCCATCCCTTCAGCCCTCCGTCCTTCCACCTGCCTGGCCTGTCCGTCCATCCCTTCAGCCCTCCGTCCTTCTGTGGATCGGCAGTTCCGTCCGTCTATCATCCCTCCATGCgtttgtccatccatccatctgtcaatccctccatccatccttccgtcCTTCTATGGATCTATCTTTCCATCCTTCAGTCTGTTCTTCCATTCACCCATCAAGTCATGTGATCGTTCCATGCACCACGCCCTCCTCTGTGCGTGATCCTGACCGCTCCCCtcagttaccccccccccctcccctctctgtgcgTGTCCTGACCGCTCtcctcagtgccccccccccctctctgtgcgtGTCCTGACCGCTCtcctcagtgcccccccccccctctctgtgcgtGTCCTGACCGCTCtcctcagtgcccccccccctctctgtgcgtGTCCTGACCGCTCTCCTCagttaccccccccctctctgtgcgtGTCCTGACCGCTCtcctcagtgccccccccccctctctgtgcgtGTCCTGACCGCTCtcctcagtgccccccccctctctgtgcgtGTCCTGACCGCTCtcctcagtgcccccccccctctctgtgcgtGTCCTGACCGCTCtcctcagtgcccccccccctctctgtgcgtGATCCTGACCGCTCtcctcagtgccccccccctctctgtgcgtGTCCTGACCGCTCtcctcagtgcccccccccctctctgtgcgtGTCCTGACCGCTCTCCTcagtgccccccctcctctctgtgcgtGTCCTGACCGCTCtcctcagtgccccccccccctctctgtgcgtGTCCTGACCGCTCtcctcagtgccccccccccccccccctctctgtgcgtGTCCTGACCTCCTGACCGCTCCCCTCAGTGCCCCCTGGTGTTGCTGCTGAAGAGCGCTCAGGGACTCCAGACAGTATCGCCTCGTCCTCGTCTGCGGCCCACCAGCCAGGCCTggccccccaggcccaggccccgtACCCTGGGGTGCAGCAGCCGCAAGGACCCCCCGCCACCATGgatggtacgcacacacacacacacacacacacgaacccaCGTGTGTGGTTAGAAGGGGGTCTTGGCTCCTGTGTACATTGACATTAGTTGATTAGTTTCCAGGCAGGATGTGTAgggagtgtagtgtgtgttttacgactgtgtgtggagcaggagtTAGCAGTGTGGGAGGTTTAGCACTTCCAGCTAACTGTCATAAGTGCCTCCAGTCTACAGGGACCTCTAAAGTCTGtttcctgtgcgtgtgtgtgtgtgtgtgtgtgtgtgtgtgcgggactTTCTTCTATCAGAGAGATTGGAATGAGGTTTCTCAAACTCAAAGGGCTTTATCTGATTAGGGTAACTAGTCCTAGGCCAGGGTAACTAGTCCTAGGCCAGGGTAACTAGTCCTAGGCCAGGGTAACTAGTCCTAGGCCAGGGTAACTAGTCTTAGGCCAGGGTAACTAGTTCTAGGCCAGGGTAACTAGTCCTAGGCCAGGGTTGTGCTGTCAGTTCTGCTCTTGTTGTTCTGGAACGTTTGACCACAGCAGTCCTGGTCAAACAGCCATGTtgttctccaccccccccccgctctccgtCTCACACTATTAACAGACCCAGGGACACTGAGTCACTGTCACAATAATAATCTGGTTTTATGTGAAGCGTGGTATATAGAGTTACAGAGCAGGCCTCAGAAATTTACCGTGCTGCTGTTGTGAGCAAAATGTTCTTTTTGAGTTGTTATGAAAGCTGATGGTTTCTTGGGCTCCAGCAGGCTATCACCATCTTGTAAGGATTACCATGTAGACCAGCGCGGCGTGAATACTACTTCATCCAGAGTGCTAAATATGGGCCGGGCCTTTCACTCTCATCCTTTTACTATCTTTCtatcacatgttttttttttctccatcctaccctccctctccctcctccatccatatCTGTGACTAAAGCGGTTACCGTAGGAACGCGTGCAGCCGTGTTGTCACGGCTACAGTGTTACCCACGGAGACGGACGCTCCGATGTGTCGCTCCACAACAAGCTCCCCCAGATGTTTGGAAGCATGTTGTCTGCTCTGTGACTGCTGACCAGACAGACCCCCCCtggtctcaccccccccccccccctcctgtctccagcCAGGCAGCATGGAGAAACACTTGTCCTCTGAGCCGGTGTGGAGATGAATGAACGAGGGAGCGTGGAGGAATGAAAACAAACgagccccctctctccgttcATCACA
Protein-coding regions in this window:
- the tfg gene encoding protein TFG isoform X2, yielding MNGQLDLSGKLIIKAQLGDDIRRIPIHNEDITYDELVLMMQRVFRGKLQSSDEVTIKYKDEDDDLITIFDSSDLSFAIQCSRILKLTLFVNGQPRPLESSQVKYLRRELIELRNKVNSLLDSLEPSSDHSLVASAPPSDGAEGREGKALATDPAVKQATPVSAASMSAFDPLKNQDEVSKSVISSFGLSEDQLPVPPGVAAEERSGTPDSIASSSSAAHQPGLAPQAQAPYPGVQQPQGPPATMDGQVYQQYQAPGGYPPQQPTAPQQQYSMQQYPGYSPQPGAPQPGQPQQQFQNYPAPAAQAPAPAPGQAPAPAPGQAPAPSFQGAQQYPPGAFPPQNYTSQATQPANYTLPPSSQPGPAYQPRPGYTPPPGTNATPPPGASNPYARNRPPYGQGYTQPGPGYR
- the tfg gene encoding protein TFG isoform X1; the protein is MNGQLDLSGKLIIKAQLGDDIRRIPIHNEDITYDELVLMMQRVFRGKLQSSDEVTIKYKDEDDDLITIFDSSDLSFAIQCSRILKLTLFVNGQPRPLESSQVKYLRRELIELRNKVNSLLDSLEPSSDHSLVASAPPSDGAEGREGKALATDPAVKQATPVSAASMSAFDPLKNQDEVSKSVISSFGLSEDQLPVPPGVAAEERSGTPDSIASSSSAAHQPGLAPQAQAPYPGVQQPQGPPATMDGQVYQQYQAPGGYPPQQPTAPQQQYSMQQYPAGYSPQPGAPQPGQPQQQFQNYPAPAAQAPAPAPGQAPAPAPGQAPAPSFQGAQQYPPGAFPPQNYTSQATQPANYTLPPSSQPGPAYQPRPGYTPPPGTNATPPPGASNPYARNRPPYGQGYTQPGPGYR